A window of the Streptomyces sp. NBC_00250 genome harbors these coding sequences:
- a CDS encoding exo-rhamnogalacturonan lyase family protein: MSALPRRSLLKAAAVAGAAAQFSWVLGRGDARAAAPAETPAADRPATVTWLEPGGLGAAAGSTFGVAWPKGVHPGDRAFALTAADGADVPVQTWTTARWPDGSLKWTAHAVGPEAAGAERFTLAPGTPATAAKTVTVTETGRRITVDTGTVRAVVSKDGGKLVESVTRDGVKVATDGRLVLLRQSDLDDGDHGNAKWDRFDGEISGAVVEQGGPVRAVVRIDGKHRKGSRSWLPFSVRLYFYAGSDSFRMVHTITYDGDQQKDFIRGLGVRFTVPMRDAAYDRHVRIAGEGAGFLTEAVQGITGLRRDPGAAVRTAQVKGEKLPDPASWDQRVTTRMQYVPTWGDYTLAQLSADGFSLRKRTKPGHGWIPAGGGRRASGFGYVGGVTGGLSFGMRDFWQKHPAQLDIRGAAGDAAEVTLWLWSPEAQPMDLRFYHDGMGQDTFPEQLEGLNITYEDHEPGFGTPYGIARTSELMFWANAATPTAATLVAQAAAVRTPPQLAASPEDLVRARVFGGLFSPVDRSTPAKATIEDRLDYLFTYYKDQVEQRRWYGFWDYGDIMHTYDEDRHQWRYDVGGYAWDNSELSPDLWLWYAYLRSGRSDVFRFAEAMTRHTGEVDVYHLGKWAGLGTRHGVQHFADSAKQQRISTAVYRRPYYFLTADERVGDLMHDLVDSDETFLVLDPIRKIRTEPYTPDRHALSIGFGTDWSGLAAAWLTEWERGGPKAAKAEARLRSTMETIAAQPNGFVQGTGLYDLDTGRFAIADKPVVGVSHLSAMFGLVEMCAELIDLVDQPKFKEAWLDYCRYFNASKTEQAARYGQNFGTLLLFQGHSRQDAYAAAQSNDAKLAQRAWAKFDRSDGYTAAMVWDKTPVQGSAALEPGYEHLWISTNTTALYGLAAIQNLALVGDHLPK; this comes from the coding sequence GTGTCTGCCCTACCTCGCCGCTCCCTCCTCAAGGCCGCCGCCGTGGCCGGAGCCGCCGCACAGTTCAGCTGGGTGCTCGGGCGCGGGGACGCCCGGGCGGCCGCGCCCGCCGAGACCCCGGCGGCCGACCGGCCCGCGACCGTCACCTGGCTGGAGCCCGGTGGGCTCGGTGCCGCTGCCGGATCGACCTTCGGCGTCGCCTGGCCCAAGGGCGTCCACCCCGGCGACCGGGCCTTCGCGCTCACCGCCGCCGACGGCGCCGACGTCCCCGTGCAGACCTGGACCACTGCCCGCTGGCCCGACGGCTCCCTCAAGTGGACCGCGCACGCCGTCGGACCCGAGGCCGCCGGGGCCGAGCGGTTCACCCTCGCGCCCGGGACCCCGGCGACCGCCGCGAAGACCGTCACCGTGACCGAGACCGGTCGCCGGATCACCGTCGACACCGGCACCGTCCGGGCCGTCGTCTCCAAGGACGGCGGGAAGCTCGTCGAGTCCGTCACCCGCGACGGCGTGAAGGTCGCCACCGACGGCCGGCTCGTCCTGCTCCGCCAGAGCGACCTCGACGACGGCGACCACGGCAACGCCAAGTGGGACCGGTTCGACGGCGAGATCTCCGGCGCCGTCGTCGAACAGGGCGGCCCCGTCAGGGCCGTGGTCCGCATCGACGGCAAGCACCGCAAGGGGAGCCGGAGTTGGCTGCCGTTCTCGGTGCGTCTCTACTTCTACGCGGGCTCCGATTCCTTCCGCATGGTCCACACCATCACCTACGACGGCGACCAGCAGAAGGACTTCATCCGCGGCCTCGGTGTCCGCTTCACCGTGCCCATGCGGGACGCCGCGTACGACCGCCACGTCCGCATCGCCGGTGAGGGCGCCGGGTTCCTCACCGAGGCCGTCCAGGGGATCACCGGCCTGCGCCGCGACCCCGGCGCCGCCGTCCGCACCGCCCAGGTCAAGGGTGAGAAGCTGCCCGACCCGGCTTCCTGGGACCAGCGCGTCACCACCCGCATGCAGTACGTCCCCACCTGGGGCGACTACACCCTCGCCCAGCTCTCCGCCGACGGCTTCAGCCTCCGCAAGCGCACCAAGCCCGGCCACGGCTGGATCCCGGCCGGCGGCGGCCGGCGCGCGAGCGGCTTCGGCTATGTCGGCGGCGTGACCGGCGGACTCTCCTTCGGGATGCGGGACTTCTGGCAGAAGCACCCCGCCCAGCTCGACATCCGGGGCGCGGCCGGCGACGCCGCCGAGGTCACCCTCTGGCTCTGGTCGCCCGAGGCCCAGCCCATGGACCTGCGCTTCTACCACGACGGCATGGGGCAGGACACCTTCCCCGAGCAGCTCGAAGGCCTCAACATCACGTATGAGGACCACGAGCCCGGCTTCGGTACCCCCTACGGCATCGCCCGCACCAGTGAGCTGATGTTCTGGGCCAACGCCGCCACCCCCACCGCCGCGACGCTCGTCGCCCAGGCGGCCGCCGTCCGTACCCCGCCGCAGCTCGCCGCCAGCCCCGAAGACCTGGTCCGCGCGCGGGTGTTCGGCGGGCTGTTCTCGCCCGTCGACCGTTCCACCCCGGCGAAGGCGACGATCGAGGACCGCCTCGACTACCTCTTCACCTACTACAAGGACCAGGTGGAGCAGCGCCGTTGGTACGGCTTCTGGGACTACGGCGACATCATGCACACCTACGACGAGGACCGGCACCAGTGGCGGTACGACGTCGGCGGCTACGCCTGGGACAACTCCGAGCTCTCGCCCGACCTGTGGCTCTGGTACGCGTACCTGCGCTCCGGCCGCTCCGACGTCTTCCGCTTCGCCGAGGCCATGACCCGCCACACCGGCGAGGTCGACGTCTACCACCTCGGCAAGTGGGCGGGCCTCGGCACCCGCCACGGCGTCCAGCACTTCGCCGACAGCGCGAAGCAGCAGCGCATCTCCACCGCCGTCTACCGTCGTCCCTACTACTTCCTCACCGCCGACGAACGCGTCGGCGACCTCATGCACGACCTGGTCGACTCCGACGAGACCTTCCTCGTCCTCGATCCCATCCGCAAGATCCGCACCGAGCCCTACACCCCCGACCGCCACGCCCTCTCCATCGGCTTCGGCACCGACTGGAGCGGTCTCGCCGCCGCCTGGCTCACCGAGTGGGAGCGCGGCGGCCCCAAGGCGGCGAAGGCCGAAGCCCGGTTGCGCTCCACCATGGAGACCATCGCCGCCCAGCCCAACGGCTTCGTCCAGGGCACCGGCCTCTACGACCTCGACACCGGCCGCTTCGCGATCGCCGACAAGCCCGTCGTCGGCGTCTCCCACCTCTCCGCGATGTTCGGCCTGGTGGAGATGTGCGCCGAGCTCATCGACCTCGTCGACCAGCCGAAGTTCAAGGAGGCCTGGCTCGACTACTGCCGCTACTTCAACGCCTCCAAGACCGAACAGGCCGCCCGCTACGGCCAGAACTTCGGCACCCTCCTCCTCTTCCAGGGCCACTCGCGTCAGGACGCCTACGCCGCCGCCCAGTCGAACGACGCCAAGCTCGCCCAGCGCGCCTGGGCCAAATTCGACAGGAGCGACGGATACACCGCCGCCATGGTCTGGGACAAGACGCCGGTCCAGGGCTCCGCCGCCCTCGAACCGGGCTACGAGCACCTGTGGATCAGCACCAACACCACGGCTCTCTACGGCCTGGCCGCCATCCAG